The Setaria italica strain Yugu1 chromosome IX, Setaria_italica_v2.0, whole genome shotgun sequence genome has a window encoding:
- the LOC101770954 gene encoding neutral/alkaline invertase 1, mitochondrial yields MAAAAISHLRRGAQRHALLCLSLPRRRFSSTAASPLAAAARRLLSTTVDAGASSSGEHYKPPPFEPFRAATLTPSAPPLESPPIEDEPPSSPPPPEEAAASEAAHEQATLACQEVELEGLKAGVEAVKSREESPEEKEAWWLLGRAVVNYCGSAVGTVAANDPSTSQMLNYDQVFIRDFVPSAIAFLLKGESDIVKNFLLHTLQLQSWEKTVDCYSPGQGLMPASFKVRSVPLDGNSEAFEEILDPDFGESAIGRVAPVDSGLWWIILLRAYGKITGDYALQERVDVQTGIRLILNLCLSDGFDMFPTLLVTDGSCMIDRRMGIHGHPLEIQALFYSALRCAREMISVNDGSKNLIRAINNRLSALSFHIREYYWVDMKKINEIYRYKTEEYSHDAINKFNIYPEQIPSWLADWIPVKGGYLIGNLQPAHMDFRFFSLGNLWSIVSSLATQRQAEGILNLIEAKWDDIVANMPLKICYPALEYEEWRIITGSDPKNTPWSYHNGGSWPTLLWQFTLACIKMGRRDLARRAVEVAEKRLSDDKWPEYYDTRTGRFIGKQSRLYQTWTIAGYLSSKMLLDCPEMASILICDEDFELLEGCACSLNKSARIKCSRRAAKSQVLV; encoded by the exons atggcggccgccgccatctcccacctccgccgcggcgcgcaGCGCCACGCGCTGCTATGCCTctcgctcccgcgccgccgcttctcctccACCGCGGCCTCCCCgctcgcggcggccgcgcgccgcctcctctccacgACGGTGGACGCCGGCGCGTCCTCGTCGGGGGAGCACTACAAGCCGCCGCCCTTCGAACCCTTCCGTGCCGCCACCCTGAcgccctcggcgccgccgctggagtcGCCCCCGATCGAGGATGAGCCCCCGagcagcccgccgccgccggaggaggccgccgcgtcCGAGGCGGCGCACGAGCAGGCGACGCTGGCGTGCCAGGAGGTGGAACTCGAGGGACTCAAGGCGGGGGTGGAGGCGGTGAAGAGCAGGGAGGAGTCGCCGGAGGAGAAGGAGGCGTGGTGGCTGCTCGGACGCGCGGTCGTCAACTACTGCGGCAGTGCCGTGGGGACGGTGGCCGCGAACGACCCGTCCACCAGCCAGATGCTCAATTACGACCAGGTGTTCATCAGGGACTTCGTGCCATCGGCCATCGCCTTCCTCCTGAAGGGTGAGAGCGATATTGTGAAGAACTTCCTGCTCCACACCTTGCAGCTCCAG AGTTGGGAGAAGACCGTGGATTGCTATAGCCCTGGTCAGGGATTGATGCCTGCTAGTTTCAAAGTTAGATCTGTGCCTTTAGATGGAAACAGTGAAGCATTTGAGGAGATTCTTGACCCTGATTTTGGCGAATCAGCCATTGGACGTGTAGCGCCAGTTGACTCTG GTCTTTGGTGGATAATACTGTTGAGGGCATATGGCAAAATTACTGGAGATTACGCTCTGCAAGAAAGGGTTGATGTGCAAACAGGCATCAGGCTAATACTGAATTTGTGCTTGTCTGATGGATTTGACATGTTTCCGACATTGCTAGTAACAGATGGATCATGTATGATTGATCGGCGGATGGGAATCCATGGGCATCCTCTTGAGATCCAG GCTCTATTCTATTCTGCTTTGCGCTGTGCTCGAGAAATGATCAGTGTAAATGATGGATCAAAGAACTTGATCCGTGCTATTAACAATAGGCTCAGTGCTCTGTCATTTCACATCAGAGAGTATTATTGGGTCGATATGAAGAAGATAAACGAGATTTATCGTTACAAGACTGAGGAGTACTCCCATGATGCTATCAACAAGTTCAACATCTACCCAGAGCAGATTCCTTCTTGGCTTGCAGACTGGATTCCTGTGAAAGGTGGTTACCTTATAGGCAATCTGCAGCCAGCTCACATGGATTTTAGGTTTTTCTCTCTCGGGAATCTCTGGTCGATTGTCTCATCTCTTGCTACCCAAAGGCAAGCAGAGGGTATTCTGAATCTCATTGAAGCCAAATGGGATGACATAGTGGCCAATATGCCTCTCAAAATATGCTACCCTGCACTAGAGTATGAGGAATGGCGTATCATCACCGGCAGTGATCCCAAAAACAC GCCCTGGTCATATCATAATGGTGGATCTTGGCCTACATTGTTATGGCAG TTCACCCTAGCCTGTATCAAGATGGGTAGGCGTGACTTAGCACGGAGGGCAGTTGAAGTGGCAGAAAAGAGGCTCTCAGATGACAAGTGGCCAGAGTATTACGACACCAGGACAGGAAGGTTTATTGGGAAACAATCACGGCTATATCAGACTTGGACCATTGCTGGATATCTTAGCTCTAAGATGTTATTGGACTGTCCCGAGATGGCATCCATACTAATATGTGATGAAGACTTCGAGCTGCTGGAAGGTTGTGCTTGCAGCCTGAACAAGAGTGCCCGCATCAAATGCTCACGTCGTGCTGCCAAGTCACAGGTCCTTGTGTAG